A stretch of Lathyrus oleraceus cultivar Zhongwan6 chromosome 6, CAAS_Psat_ZW6_1.0, whole genome shotgun sequence DNA encodes these proteins:
- the LOC127097204 gene encoding probable 1-acylglycerol-3-phosphate O-acyltransferase has translation MNPVRSRFLAKMAAENTGKNNLESGGFWPFLRRWIPTSTDHIINAEKRLLSLVKTPYVQEQVNIGSGPPDSRVSWFRSSSNEPRFINTVTFDSKEDSPTLVMVHGYAASQGFFFRNFDALASRFRVVAIDQLGWGGSSRPDFTCKSTEETEAWFVDSFEEWRKAKNLSNFILLGHSFGGYIASKYALKHPEHVQHLVLVGSAGFSSETERITKFLSTWKGSILNQIWESNLTPQTIIRGLGPWGPDLVHRYTSARFVKYSTGELLTESESRLLTDYVYHTLAAKASGELCLKYIFSFGAFAKSPLQHSASEWKVPTTFIYGFNDWMNYEGAQEARKHMKVPCEIIRVPQAGHFVFIENPSAFHSAVFYACRRFLSPDPNNESLPEGLTSA, from the exons ATGAACCCAGTTCGATCCCGTTTCTTAGCAAAAATGGCGGCAGAAAACACCGGAAAAAACAACCTCGAATCAGGCGGTTTCTGGCCATTTCTCCGCCGTTGGATCCCCACTTCTACCGACCACATCATCAATGCCGAGAAGCGCCTTCTTTCTCTTGTCAA GACTCCTTATGTCCAAGAACAGGTTAATATTGGTTCTGGTCCACCTGATTCCAGAGTGAGCTGGTTTCGTTCATCTAGCAATGAGCCACGGTTTATCAACACTGTTACCTTTGATAGTAAAGAGGATTCTCCTACACTAGTAATGGTTCATGGATATGCTGCATCACAGGGTTTCTTCTTTCGCAATTTTGATGCACTTGCTTCGCGATTTAGGGTTGTTGCTATTGATCAACTTGG TTGGGGTGGATCTAGCAGGCCAGACTTTACATGCAAAAGCACTGAAG AAACTGAGGCCTGGTTCGTTGATTCTTTTGAGGAATGGAGGAAAGCCAAAAACCTAAGCAATTTTATACTTCTTGGGCATTCTTTTGGCGGTTATATAGCTTCCAAATATGCACTTAAG CACCCAGAGCACGTACAGCACTTGGTTTTGGTGGGATCTGCTGGATTTTCATCAGAAACAGAGAGGATTACAAAGTTTTTATCAACATGGAAAGGATCAATCCTGAACCAAATATGGGAATCCAATTTAACACCTCAAACAATTATCAG AGGATTAGGACCTTGGGGTCCTGATTTAGTACACAGGTATACAAGTGCTAGGTTTGTCAAATACTCAACTGGCGAACTGTTGACAGAATCTGAATCGAGATTACTAACAG ACTATGTTTATCATACCTTAGCAGCCAAAGCTAGTGGTGAGTTGTGCTTAAAATATATCTTTTCATTTGGAGCATTTGCCAAGTCGCCTCTTCAACACAG TGCCTCAGAGTGGAAAGTGCCTACCACTTTCATCTATGGTTTTAACGACTGGATGAATTACGAAGGGGCCCAAGAAGCTCGCAAACATATGAAGGTTCCATGTGAAATCATCCGGGTTCCACAG GCCGGACATTTTGTGTTCATTGAAAACCCATCCGCCTTCCATTCGGCTGTGTTTTATGCTTGTAGAAGGTTTCTCAGTCCTGATCCCAACAATGAATCCCTTCCTGAAGGGCTAACATCTGCCTAG